ATACAAGAAGAAGTTCCTGCATCGCATAATATCAATATTGTAGATATTGGTCTCAATTCTCTAGAACGAGATCCGGGATTACGTCCACCAATGTGGGTTTATCCAGTTGGAAAACGAGATGAAATACGAAGAGCTTATAAGATTTTGAAGGTCTATCAACCTCGCTTGAAAAGATACCCATTGTCGGGGCAAGTACAACATCGTCGTAGTTTTCAATGTGCTTGGTATGATAAGTTTCCTGATTGGTTAGAGTACTCACCTTCAAAGGATGCTGCATTTTGTCTACCATGCTATTTATATTATGAAACACCTAATTCCCGAATGGAAACCTTCACAGTAAGTGGTTTCAAAAATTGGAAAAGGGTGAATAACGGAAAAGATTGTGCTTTTCTTACTCACATTGGAAAAGGTCCTTGCTCATCACATAAAAATGCAGTTCAATCTTTTAAAGGGATTCGGAAACAAAAAGGACATATTCGCAATGTTTTGAACAAGCAAAGTGAAGCACAAATCAAGCAGAATAGACTACGTCTTAAGACCTCAATTGATGTGATTCGTTTATTAACTCTTCAAGCTTGTCCTTTGAGAGGCCATGATGAGTCTATCCATTCAGATAATCAAGGAAACTTTCTTGAGTACAGGAAAAATTTGGCCTTGTACAATAAAGATGTTTCTAAGGCAATAAGGCAAGCTCCATATAATGCAAAATATATAGCTCCTTCAATTCAAAAAGAGATTCTTCATATTATATCTTGTAAGATTCGTAATTACATCAGAGAAGAAATTGGAGACTCAAAATTTTGTATCATTGTTGATGAGGCACGAGATGAATCAAAGAGAGAGCAAATGGGTCTTGTTTTGAGATTTGTTGATAAATGCGGGTCAATTATGGAGCGCTTCTTTGACCTTGTACATGTTTCTGATACTACCGCAGTAACCCTCAAAGGTGAGTTATGCACTGTTCTTGCTCGAAATAATTTAGCAATTGAAAATATTCGGGGGCAGGGTTATGATGGTGCTAGTAATATCAGAGGTGAATGGAATGGATTACAGGCATTATTTCTCTCTGATTGTCCATATGCTTATTATGTGCACTGTTTTGCACATCGCTTACAACTTGCATTGGTTGCCGCCTCTAGAGATGTCAGTCATGTTCATCAGTTTTTTTCTCACTTAAGTTTCATTGTCAATGTCATAAGTGCATCTCCTAAACGACAAGATGAATTGCAAACAAAAAAGGCAGCTGAAATAGAGTTCTTGTTATCTATTGGTGAGTTGGAGACTGGCAGAGGATCTAATCAAAAGTGTACTTTGAAACGTGCTGGTGATACACGTTGGGGTTCACACGTTTACTCTATTCGT
This sequence is a window from Spinacia oleracea cultivar Varoflay chromosome 1, BTI_SOV_V1, whole genome shotgun sequence. Protein-coding genes within it:
- the LOC110795516 gene encoding uncharacterized protein, which produces MMGKQKHITSFFNKRKEPEKDTPTSNGEKGPSNIQRTNDAIPSTEDDSIQEEVPASHNINIVDIGLNSLERDPGLRPPMWVYPVGKRDEIRRAYKILKVYQPRLKRYPLSGQVQHRRSFQCAWYDKFPDWLEYSPSKDAAFCLPCYLYYETPNSRMETFTVSGFKNWKRVNNGKDCAFLTHIGKGPCSSHKNAVQSFKGIRKQKGHIRNVLNKQSEAQIKQNRLRLKTSIDVIRLLTLQACPLRGHDESIHSDNQGNFLEYRKNLALYNKDVSKAIRQAPYNAKYIAPSIQKEILHIISCKIRNYIREEIGDSKFCIIVDEARDESKREQMGLVLRFVDKCGSIMERFFDLVHVSDTTAVTLKGELCTVLARNNLAIENIRGQGYDGASNIRGEWNGLQALFLSDCPYAYYVHCFAHRLQLALVAASRDVSHVHQFFSHLSFIVNVISASPKRQDELQTKKAAEIEFLLSIGELETGRGSNQKCTLKRAGDTRWGSHVYSIRSLIKMYDAIVSVMEKIKVDKFCNNHQRGDADGALDLMISYDFVFIAHMMESILGIADVLSQALQQKNQDIVNALKLVSTTKSLLQKMREDGWSNLVEKVGSFCEQHDILIPDMSAPYIARKGRARHQPDQVTKDHYYRVEIFIASIDKQLHVINKSI